In a single window of the Campylobacter concisus genome:
- a CDS encoding Cj0814 family flagellar-dependent secreted protein translates to MNDISILSTNVNSYTKQQHKQNRSANFSDLFNQKTKEESSKPSQEPAKFNYVSSSQNSLISLNFSDLQAYGYTVDKAGFMGADFNKAAGLPQDFKIHKSTLDELSRFAERNHVLNRIKSKDEQIKIFDNIDMADTIKHYYRLFDQMTSALGDDKKSYTLADIGKLPKGYSTKGTHYDAKGHLLKDLSSSTISNIYSSSDELNSAKTLSKELSSAGVRLIVKEVDFTMSEAGDEFSFNPDMSFYKSDEGYSKEALFMGFLRSSRPLPSDSAKTKLSSAALNDISSTGEHKEYFVDFEKIGKDNESIKALIKERLKELTLLMYARSKNINAESVASNEYEKFKPTSEDINSLANSWSERISSISKTFV, encoded by the coding sequence ATGAATGATATTAGCATCTTAAGCACAAATGTAAATTCATACACCAAGCAACAACACAAACAAAATAGATCTGCAAATTTTAGTGATCTCTTTAACCAAAAAACCAAAGAAGAGAGCAGTAAGCCAAGCCAAGAGCCTGCTAAATTTAACTATGTTTCTTCATCACAAAATAGCCTCATCTCTTTAAATTTTAGTGATCTTCAAGCTTACGGCTACACAGTAGATAAGGCAGGCTTTATGGGAGCTGACTTTAATAAAGCAGCAGGTCTGCCACAGGACTTTAAAATCCATAAAAGCACGCTTGATGAGCTTAGTAGATTTGCCGAGCGCAACCATGTGCTAAATCGCATCAAAAGCAAGGACGAGCAGATAAAGATCTTTGATAACATCGATATGGCTGACACCATAAAGCACTACTACAGACTATTTGATCAAATGACGTCTGCTTTAGGTGATGATAAAAAGAGCTACACCCTTGCAGATATAGGCAAACTACCAAAAGGCTACAGCACAAAAGGCACTCACTATGATGCCAAAGGACATTTACTAAAAGATCTATCAAGCTCTACTATCTCAAACATCTACTCTAGCTCCGATGAGCTAAATAGCGCTAAAACTCTTAGTAAAGAGCTTTCAAGTGCAGGCGTTAGGCTCATAGTAAAAGAGGTTGATTTTACGATGAGCGAAGCAGGCGATGAGTTTAGTTTTAACCCTGATATGTCTTTTTATAAGTCAGATGAAGGCTACAGCAAAGAGGCTCTTTTTATGGGATTTTTACGTAGTTCTAGACCGCTACCAAGTGATAGTGCAAAGACTAAGCTAAGCAGTGCTGCCTTAAATGATATCTCAAGCACTGGAGAGCATAAAGAGTATTTTGTGGATTTTGAAAAAATAGGCAAGGATAACGAAAGTATCAAAGCGCTCATAAAAGAAAGGTTAAAAGAGCTAACCCTTTTAATGTATGCAAGATCAAAGAACATTAACGCAGAAAGTGTTGCCTCAAACGAATATGAGAAATTTAAGCCAACTAGCGAGGATATAAATTCTCTAGCAAATTCTTGGAGCGAGAGGATAAGTTCTATTAGCAAGACTTTTGTGTAG
- a CDS encoding type II toxin-antitoxin system RelE family toxin has translation MSYELEFLPSALKEWQKLDNSIKVQFKKKLSERLENPKVTKDKLRGYEDVYKIKLRDVGYRLAYQVKDSEIVVLVLVVGKRENNEVYEMLKDKFS, from the coding sequence ATGAGCTATGAGTTAGAATTTTTGCCAAGCGCTTTAAAAGAGTGGCAAAAGCTTGATAACAGCATAAAAGTGCAGTTTAAAAAGAAGCTAAGTGAGCGTCTAGAAAACCCAAAGGTTACCAAAGACAAGCTACGAGGCTATGAAGATGTCTATAAGATCAAGCTAAGAGATGTCGGCTACCGCTTGGCCTATCAAGTAAAAGATAGTGAAATAGTAGTGTTAGTGCTAGTTGTCGGCAAAAGAGAGAATAACGAAGTGTATGAGATGCTAAAGGATAAATTTAGCTAA
- a CDS encoding type II toxin-antitoxin system Phd/YefM family antitoxin has protein sequence MQTIQANFTASISELKKSPAQILKQAGDNVVAILNHNVPSAYLVPSDVYEKMTEIIEEYHLSKAVDTALASGEKPVKVSLDEL, from the coding sequence ATGCAAACCATACAAGCAAATTTTACAGCTAGCATAAGCGAGCTAAAAAAGTCTCCAGCTCAAATTTTAAAACAAGCCGGAGATAATGTCGTAGCTATACTAAATCACAATGTCCCTAGCGCCTATCTAGTACCTAGTGATGTCTATGAAAAAATGACAGAGATAATAGAAGAGTATCATCTAAGTAAAGCAGTAGATACCGCTCTAGCAAGTGGTGAAAAACCAGTAAAAGTAAGCTTAGATGAGCTATGA
- a CDS encoding cell surface protein yields the protein MITSINGLSNTPIQDNTIQKENAIENVAKEGKQDKNATEEKFDYSKNLFKPWSETIKEFIDIDKSKDGWITDTINRIDNMLSDYTIQERRALSAKREPENMEEFRVRELQDYMDWLLTNSIDGKPTIVGKMVGLGTAEEEAELEAFVNSFPEDTMMSNDGARLFVRADLSIEEFKKLYREDVEKTTKEHKEFLAKLHKEEQEYNANFAKEQAEKKFKPMQVKKKYETYDINKDQKFLFTRELLNFKEKRGIDVLELMQKIDKKQILNKMA from the coding sequence ATGATAACTAGCATAAACGGACTTAGCAACACACCGATACAAGACAACACTATCCAAAAAGAAAATGCAATAGAAAATGTAGCCAAAGAAGGCAAGCAAGACAAAAACGCTACCGAAGAAAAATTTGACTACTCAAAGAATCTTTTTAAACCCTGGAGCGAAACTATAAAAGAATTTATAGATATAGACAAAAGCAAAGATGGCTGGATAACAGATACTATAAATCGAATAGATAATATGCTGTCTGATTACACCATTCAAGAAAGACGAGCTTTATCAGCAAAAAGAGAGCCAGAAAATATGGAAGAATTTAGAGTTCGCGAACTCCAAGATTACATGGACTGGTTGCTTACAAACTCTATAGACGGCAAACCAACGATAGTTGGTAAAATGGTTGGTCTTGGCACAGCAGAAGAGGAGGCGGAACTAGAAGCTTTTGTAAATTCGTTTCCTGAAGATACAATGATGAGTAATGATGGTGCTAGATTGTTTGTTAGAGCTGATCTAAGCATAGAAGAGTTTAAGAAGCTTTATAGAGAAGACGTAGAAAAAACTACAAAAGAGCATAAAGAATTTCTAGCTAAACTACACAAAGAAGAACAAGAATACAATGCAAATTTTGCTAAAGAGCAGGCTGAGAAGAAATTTAAACCTATGCAGGTTAAGAAAAAGTATGAGACCTATGATATAAACAAGGATCAGAAATTTCTCTTTACAAGAGAGCTTTTAAATTTCAAAGAAAAAAGAGGCATAGATGTCTTAGAGCTTATGCAAAAGATAGATAAGAAGCAAATTTTAAATAAGATGGCTTAA